A genomic region of Alligator mississippiensis isolate rAllMis1 chromosome 6, rAllMis1, whole genome shotgun sequence contains the following coding sequences:
- the YRDC gene encoding threonylcarbamoyl-AMP synthase gives MLGAGRAVLAGWARAGEGGAGPGPRPPPRVLPLPLPDGRGAPGDAQGWRRALEAAARALQAGGLVALPTDTIYGVACLAQDSRAVRAVYSLKGRDGTKPLAICLAGVEHVYRYCHVNVPEQLLRDLLPGPVTLVLQRSDGLNKDLNPFTSLVGVRIPNHAFIRELAQACPGPLALTSANVSSQASTLTVSEFQDLWPQLSLVVDGGPIGDTQSPECRLGSTVVDLSVSGKYTIIRPGCALGPTVEILKQKYGLTLEPS, from the exons ATGCTGGGCGCGGGGCGGGCGGTGCTGGCCGGCTGGGCCCGGGCAGGTGAGGGCGGCGCGGGGCCCGGACCGCGACCCCCGCCCCgcgtcctgcccctgcccctgcccgacgGCCGCGGGGCTCCGGGGGACGCGCAGG GCTGGCGGCGGGCGCTGGAGGCGGCGGCGCGGGCGCTGCAGGCGGGGGGGCTGGTGGCGCTGCCCACGGACACCATCTACGGCGTGGCCTGCCTGGCCCAGGACTCGCGCGCCGTCCGCGCCGTCTACAGCCTGAAGGGCCGCGACGGCACCAAGCCCCTCGCCATCTGCCTGGCCGGCGTGGAGCACGTCTACAG GTACTGCCACGTCAACGTGCCAGAGCAGCTTCTGCGGGACCTGCTCCCCGGACCCGTGACGCTGGTGCTGCAGCGCTCGGACGGACTCAACAAGGACTTGAACCCGTTCACATCA CTGGTCGGAGTTCGCATTCCAAACCACGCCTTCATCAGGGAGCTGGCGCAGGCTTGCCCAGGACCCCTGGCTTTAACGAGCGCTAACGTCAGCTCTCAGGCGAGCACGCTCACCGTCTCG GAATTCCAAGACCTTTGGCCTCAGCTATCCTTGGTCGTTGATGGCGGTCCGATTGGAGACACTCAGAGTCCAGAATGTCGTCTGGGATCGACGGTGGTCGATTTGTCTGTGTCTGGGAAATACACTATTATTCGGCCAGGCTG TGCTCTGGGTCCTACAGTCGAAATCCTGAAGCAGAAGTACGGCTTGACGTTGGAACCTTCTTGA
- the MTF1 gene encoding metal regulatory transcription factor 1: MGENSPDDNVICYVVEDDELTQDVKMMRFVDKNGLLPSSSGTVYDRTTVLIEQDHGILEDDEDEGQCGDHLSFLPEGHEEGFHLIADHEGMSQGYVQHIISPDQIHLTINPGSTPMPRNIEGATLTLQSECPETKLKEVKRYQCTFEGCPRTYSTAGNLRTHQKTHRGEYTFVCNQEGCGKAFLTSYSLRIHVRVHTKEKPFECDVQGCEKAFNTLYRLKAHQRLHTGKTFNCDTQGCSKYFTTLSDLRKHVRTHTGEKPFRCDHDGCGKAFAASHHLKTHVRTHTGERPFFCPTDGCEKTFSTQYSLKSHMKGHEKGHSYNALPNSGVSEDTNHSLCLSDLSLMSTDSDLRENANTTQGQDLSTISPASIFESMFQSPDHTANQEDSQQTAALIESFNGEDDAATTVQSSVGDSASLSLPLVLQLGISEPSQPALQASAPPPAPISMGPSSQQVAFGSPTAVLQSPEVPVPHSTPFAASHQDFLQPTQAPPQPIVQGLSVVAGASAPAPPSATEPLPAVVQTVPVGANSVLTSNPTITITPSQSTAILQSSIVMGEQNLQWILNGATGSPQNQEQMPQVPKVEKVFFTTALPVAGNTGNSVQQISVPVIIIKQEEACQCQCACRDAAKDKATSKKRCSSPELKPSEKPDAKLQPQTFPSSSSPLRERSGQVANPSDSQHETLSAIDVSDFLSLQCPVTSPNLIPIEALLQGEEEMGLNSSFSK, translated from the exons ATGGGGGAAAATAGTCCTGACGACAATGTTATCTGCTATGTAGTAGAGGATGACGAGTTGACCCAAGATGTTAAGATGATGAGGTTTGTGGATAAAAATGGACTGCTTCCTTCGTCATCTGGGACAGTCTATGACAGGACAACTGTTCTAATTGAGCAGGACCATGGCATATTGGAGGATGACGAGGATGAAGGACAGTGTGGAGATCATTTGTCTTTTTTACCAGAGGGTCACGAAGAAGGATTTCATCTAATAGCAGATCATGAAGGAATGTCCCAGGGTTATGTGCAACACATTATTTCTCCAGATCAGATTCATCTAACTATAAATCCTGGTTCAACTCCCATGCCAAGAAATATTGAAGGAGCTACTCTCACTTTGCAGTCGGAATGCCCAGAAACCAAGCTTAAAGAA GTCAAGAGATACCAGTGCACATTTGAGGGCTGCCCTCGCACCTATAGCACTGCCGGGAACCTGCGCACTCACCAGAAGACACACCGTGGGGAATACACATTTGTCTGCAATCAGGAAGGTTGTGGCAAGGCCTTTCTTACCTCCTACAGTCTCAGAATCCACGTCCGTGTGCACACCAAGGAAAAGCCGTTCGAGTGTGATGTGCAGGGCTGTGAGAAGGCATTCAATACACTATACAG GTTGAAAGCACATCAGAGGCTTCACACAGGGAAAACGTTCAACTGTGACACACAAGGCTGCAGTAAATACTTCACCACACTCAGTGACTTGAGGAAGCACGTTCGCACACACACAGGAGAAAAGCCATTTAG GTGTGATCATGACGGCTGTGGAAAGGCTTTTGCTGCAAGTCACCACCTTAAAACACATGTTAGGACACATACTG GGGAGAGGCCTTTCTTCTGTCCCACTGACGGCTGTGAGAAGACTTTCAGTACTCAGTATAGTCTGAAGAGCCACATGAAAGGTCATGAGAAAGGACACTCGTACAATGCACTTCCAAATAGCGGCGTATCCGAG GATACAAACCACTCACTCTGTTTGAGTGACTTAAGTCTCATGTCCACAGATTCAGACCTGCGGGAAAATGCAAACACA ACACAAGGACAAGACCTTAGCACAATCTCACCAGCAAGTATCTTTGAATCTATGTTCCAGAGCCCAGATCATACTGCAAATCAGGAAGACTCTCAACAGACTG CTGCCTTGATTGAAAGTTTCAATGGTGAAGACGACGCAGCAACGACTGTTCAGTCTTCTGTTGGAGACTCTGcatctctgtccctccccctggTCCTGCAGCTTGGCATTTCGGAGCCTTCGCAACCAGCACTACAAGCCTCAGCACCACCTCCAGCCCCCATCTCCATGGGACCCAGTTCACAGCAAGTTGCATTTGGAAGCCCCACAGCCGTTTTACAGTCCCCTGAAGTGCCTGTTCCTCACAGCACACCATTTGCAGCCAGTCACCAAGACTTTCTGCAGCCCACTCAGGCGCCACCGCAGCCCATTGTACAGGGACTTTCAGTGGTGGCTGGAGCCTCAGCCCCAGCACCACCGAGTGCCAcggagcccctgccagctgtggtCCAGACCGTGCCTGTGGGTGCAAACTCTGTTCTGACCAGTAACCCAACGATAACAATTACTCCGTCTCAGAGCACTGCTATTCTACAGTCCAGCATAGTCATGGGAGAACAGAACTTGCAATGGATTTTAAATGGTGCCACTGGTTCTCCACAAAACCAAGAACAAATG CCACAAGTTCCGAAGGTAGAAAAAGTCTTTTTTACCACCGCATTACCGGTAGCTGGCAACACAG GAAACTCCGTGCAGCAAATCAGCGTTCCTGTCATCATCATCAAGCAAGAGGAGGCCTGCCAGTGTCAGTGTGCCTGCCGGGATGCTGCCAAGGACAAAGCCACGAGTAAGAAGAGGTGTTCCTCACCTGAGCTGAAACCTTCAGAGAAGCCAGATGCTAAGCTGCAGCCTCAGAcgtttccttcctcctcttctcctttgCGTGAGCGAAGCGGTCAGGTAGCTAACCCTTCAGACTCGCAGCATGAAACGTTAAGTGCCATAGATGTATCGGATTTCCTGTCCCTCCAGTGTCCTGTAACCTCACCCAACCTGATTCCAATTGAAGCACTACTGCAGGGGGAGGAAGAAATGGGTTTGAACAGCAGCTTCTCCAAGTGA